AGCTGTATCGCTGCTCTAGGATCAAGGTTATGTATTGTGGATCATGGATTGGTAGCTTACTGTCTTCAGCCTATTGAACATTGACCACTATAGCTGGATATGGGTGTGCCAAGACTTCCAAGTGTCACTCTGATAATGACACATACCCACTTACAATTTCTTATTCTGATCATCTGATGGGAACTCATCTATAAAACTACTAGCATGCATGTAGCTTATGCCCTTAATCTGAACCATTTCTGAGAACATGCCATTTGGACACCTCAAGTTCTACAAGACAACAGCTGTAACTGCTCGCTGTCTTGCTTGTCAACAGGTTTTATATTCTCTGGAACAGCCAAACACCACCCTTACCGAAACCATCATGAAGCTCATCCATCCTGCAGGTCTTGTCCTACTCTCTTGCATTTTTCTCCTGTGCGCCGTCGTGCCAGTGAGAGCCGACTTACGGCGTGAAGCTGAAGCACTCGTGAATTGGAAAGCTAGCTTGGCCAGTGCCCATGAGTCCCTTGGATCATGGTCGTTGGCCAACTCCATAAACCTTTGCAGATGGTCGGGCATCAGGTGCGATTCAGCCGGGCACATCGCTGAGCTCTACCTCTGGAACGCAAGTCTGAACGGCACACTTGACGAGCTCGACTTCTCGGCCTTTCCTCACCTGAAGGAACTCAGCTTTGGCCACAATGGTCTACACGGTACCATTCCAGCAGGGATTGGCAACCTGACGAGCTTGGTGGTGTTGCAGATCACGGACAGCCCGTATTTGAGGGGCGCCATTCCACGCAGCATTGGCCAGCTGAAACACCTTGCTTTACTGAATTTAGTATTCTTGGGGCTCGATGGCACACTACCTGAAGAGGTGGGTAACTTGACAAGCTTGGAGGAGCTCAGTCTCAACTCGGTTACTTTGACTGGATCAATCCCACTAACAATTGGGATGCTCGTGAAGCTTGGCGTTCTGGATCTCTCAGGCAACAATCTGACTGGCAGCATCCCACTGGAGATCGGAAACATGACATCATTGCTGCATATGGAGTTTTCGTTGAACTACTTGGAGGGGCAGCTACCCAGTACCATCTCACATCTGACAGAACTCCACTCTTTGGTTTTGTCAGCAAATCAGCTTGGAGGCCATATCTTCCCTGAGCTCGGGAATAGCAGCCTCCTCGATACAATCAATGTTGAAAAGAACAACTTCTCCGGGTTGTTCCCGTCATCGGTTTGCGTAGGAGGAGCACTAAGAACTGTCAGTGCTAGTTATAATGGATTTACCGGCATTCACCAGCAGACCTTTCAGAACTGCACAACCCTGCAAGAAGTTTACTTCACAGCAAACAACATTGTTGCAGAGCTAAGGGATTGCTTTGGCGAGCATCCAGAGCTTGAGATTATGGCTTTCCGTCAAAACCAGCTGTATGGCTCACTTCTGACTGACCAGGGTGAGGTATTCCTTTGTAACATTACTTATTTAGCACTCTTAGACCTAGCAAACAACGACTTAAATGGAGGTCTCCACGAGTGTATTGGGGAGTTGCCACGGTTGATATTCATGGATCTGTCAAGGAACTCTTTCAGTGGTGTTGTTCCGTTCTCATGCCACAACAACAGTCTTCACCATCTACACTTAGCCAATAACCATTTCAGAGGGACTTTTCCTTTGGGTCTTAAGAAATGCAAAAGCCTTATCACTCTAGATCTTGGAGGCAACCATTTCTCTGGTACGATACCTTCCTGGGTAAGCATGAGCTTGCCTAGACTAAAATTTATTCTGCTGTCATCAAACATTTTCGACGGTATCATACCCCACCAGATATTTCAATTTCGCCAACTCATGTTATTGGACTTGTCAAAGAATAGGCTCACCGGATCCATTCCAGACGATTTTACCAATTTCACTGGCATGATACAAGAACAGAAAACTCACACCGCTATCTTCCTGCCTAATGGAGAAGAGATTGAAATAGTTTTTAATTATGCTGATCATGTTGAGGTTGAAATAGTTTGGAAATATGCTGGTCGTGTTTACAATCTGTGGAAGGGAGCCATGGTGGGTATAGACTTGTCTGACAACTATCTTTCACAAGAGATCCCTAATGGACTTACAGCCCTTCTTGGACTCAGGTACCTGAACTTATCAAGAAATCATCTGTTAGGCTCTATTCCCAAAGACATCGGTAATCTGGTACTGCTGGAATCACTGGACCTTTCGCAGAACCAGCTTTCCGGGGGAATTCCTCCAAGCTTCGCAGCTTTGAAGAGCATCACTGTTCTGAACCTCTCGTATAATGGTTTATCAGGGAGGATTCCTACCAGCAGTCAGCTGCAGGGGCTGTGCTCCGGTGTACCCCCCCCGGCGAACGACGTTCAGGTGGTAAACATGCGTTTGGTTCGTGACCAGAAAATATGGATGATTCCATCTCAAAAGCCGAATATTTCTGAGAAAGGCTGGACCATATGATCCATGAATTTCATGACTAATCTCACTAGCCGCCTGAGAATCCATGGCCGTCGACGCGACTCCGACACCTGCCACCGTCGTATGTGTGGCTCCCCAGCTCAGCGGCGGCCACCATGTCATGGCGAGCGGTGGGCTTGCTTTTCCGCGTGGCTCCCCAGCTCGACATCGGCGGCCTCCAGGGCGCGGTAAGCGGCGAGCTTGATTTTCAACGTGGCTCCctagctcggcggcggcggcctccatgGCGTGGCGAGCAACGAGCTTGCTACGTTTGTGCCACACCCAGTCGACAGAAACGGCCTCGCTAAATATGTGCGGGTAGTGACCTTGCTAGGCACGGGTAGACGGCCGGAGCAATAGCCGTGGACAACATGCAAGGGAAGGTAACCAAGAAGATGCATAGCTGCAAGTCGTGCTTACGGGGCAGAGGCCCTTATGACAGAACGAGGAAATGCATCATGTGGTGCTGAAGTAACGTCAAGCGTGTCTGTAGTATTTCCCCTGTATTTCCTATGTAGTACGTTGGTGTGCATGCAGTTTATGTGGTTACAGATGAAATTTGCAAGTTTTCCCCGATTGAATGGTAGCTTAGGCTATTTGTAGGACAACAATTAGATCTCTCGAATCAATTCTATTTGTCTTgaatctttagctagtttttttgTTTGATAACTGTAGACAGCCGGATCATTCCAGTATTGGTACATGAAATCAAGATCTTGAATTTAAAGAAAGAATTTGAGGTGCGCTTGCAGCTCCATCTCAGCAAAATGTGCTGGTTGCTCATCAGTCTGATCAACAAAGACATGCATCCGTGTGTCGTGAATTTCAAATGTTCATATCCTACAGACCAGTGAAGCACCTGCTACACATGGTCATATCCAAGGGTATCAGTGATGCTTTCCAGTTATTTTTCTTGTATGCTCCAAGGGTTTGCTAGTCTTGTGTAAGTCCCCGCCCTATCCTCGCTCCGGAGGTGCGTCTAGCGCGGTGGAGAGCGCGTGAAGTCGTATGCCCGTCGGATCTCCTGGGATCCATTCGGTTTTCGTGTTCGGTGGTATGGTTTTAGGTTAGTCTCTTTCGATATACGGTTGTTATCATTGATGATGATTGCTACTctggtgcgctggtcctttgCAGCCTTAGCACGACGATTTCCCATCTATCTACTACAGCAAACTCTACTATGACAAGCTTTGCCTGACTCCtgtgatggaggggcgaggacggTTGTTAGAGTACGTAATGGGCTTGGGCTGGCGGTATAGCCCGTTAGTCTTAGGGTTAATTAGAGATAAAGGTCgcttgcttaggggtcaagtaaacctctctatattcTATATAAGGAGAtgagacgtatcaatctaatcaagcaagaattaagaaggaaatcccttccctcttgccaccggccgtgggcaaggcccccggccggccctctcgcgctatccctctagcagcaccataacacttggtatcagctttaccgggttcgatcatgtccagccctccaccgagttcttccgacccgcc
This region of Lolium perenne isolate Kyuss_39 chromosome 2, Kyuss_2.0, whole genome shotgun sequence genomic DNA includes:
- the LOC127333060 gene encoding uncharacterized protein, producing the protein MPFGHLKFYKTTAVTARCLACQQVLYSLEQPNTTLTETIMKLIHPAGLVLLSCIFLLCAVVPVRADLRREAEALVNWKASLASAHESLGSWSLANSINLCRWSGIRCDSAGHIAELYLWNASLNGTLDELDFSAFPHLKELSFGHNGLHGTIPAGIGNLTSLVVLQITDSPYLRGAIPRSIGQLKHLALLNLVFLGLDGTLPEEVGNLTSLEELSLNSVTLTGSIPLTIGMLVKLGVLDLSGNNLTGSIPLEIGNMTSLLHMEFSLNYLEGQLPSTISHLTELHSLVLSANQLGGHIFPELGNSSLLDTINVEKNNFSGLFPSSVCVGGALRTVSASYNGFTGIHQQTFQNCTTLQEVYFTANNIVAELRDCFGEHPELEIMAFRQNQLYGSLLTDQGEVFLCNITYLALLDLANNDLNGGLHECIGELPRLIFMDLSRNSFSGVVPFSCHNNSLHHLHLANNHFRGTFPLGLKKCKSLITLDLGGNHFSGTIPSWVSMSLPRLKFILLSSNIFDGIIPHQIFQFRQLMLLDLSKNRLTGSIPDDFTNFTGMIQEQKTHTAIFLPNGEEIEIVFNYADHVEVEIVWKYAGRVYNLWKGAMVGIDLSDNYLSQEIPNGLTALLGLRYLNLSRNHLLGSIPKDIGNLVLLESLDLSQNQLSGGIPPSFAALKSITVLNLSYNGLSGRIPTSSQLQGLCSGVPPPANDVQVVNMRLVRDQKIWMIPSQKPNISEKGWTI